One window of the Cryptomeria japonica chromosome 7, Sugi_1.0, whole genome shotgun sequence genome contains the following:
- the LOC131032610 gene encoding putative L-type lectin-domain containing receptor kinase V.1, whose product MYVAFSAATGVVFEENYILCWSFNTNGTVAFLNTSDFPSFIPRDIKNSNARLTAGITTTCVVLLVVVAASLVRLKRKQYRNLIEEWKMEYWPHRFQYKDLHFATKGFGEKQLLGCGGFSQVYKGVLPTNGLQVAVKRILRETDDGVKDFIAEISSFGRL is encoded by the coding sequence ATGTATGTTGCTTTCTCAGCAGCTACGGGAGTCGTTTTTGAAGAGAATTACATCCTCTGCTGGAGCTTCAATACAAACGGAACTGTCGCTTTTCTTAACACATCTGATTTTCCATCCTTCATACCCAGAGATATCAAGAACTCAAATGCCAGACTGACTGCGGGTATTACGACAACTTGCGTTGTCCTCCTTGTGGTGGTGGCAGCATCACTTGTTCGGTTGAAGAGAAAGCAATATAGAAATCTTATTGAAGAATGGAAGATGGAGTATTGGCCTCACAGGTTTCAGTATAAGGACCTACATTTTGCAACAAAGGGCTTTGGAGAGAAGCAACTTTTGGGATGCGGAGGCTTTAGCCAGGTCTACAAAGGAGTCCTTCCCACAAATGGCCTCCAGGTGGCAGTGAAACGTATTCTAAGAGAAACAGATGATGGGGTTAAGGACTTCATAGCTGAGATCTCCAGTTTTGGTCGCCTTTAA
- the LOC131032611 gene encoding L-type lectin-domain containing receptor kinase V.9-like: protein MKDRGSLNSISSFSTSFVFSIVASSTSHRGFGMAYLMTPHKSLEGFSSNQYLGLIRNLSSMGKASNHLFAVEFLTLKNLEFYDIDDNHVGVDLNDLRVTIAEAGSQRPETLLIFMKNTSLPKIVEE from the exons ATGAAAGATCGTGGTTCCCTGAATTCTATCTCGTCTTTCAGCACAAGTTTTGTGTTTAGCATTGTTGCTTCTTCAACTTCACACAGAGGTTTTGGTATGGCGTATTTAATGACGCCCCACAAGTCCCTAGAGGGATTTTCATCCAatcagtaccttggcttgattagAAACTTATCAAGTATGGGAAAGGCCTCTAATCATCTATTTGCCGTCGAGTTCTTAACTTTAAAGAACTTGGAATTTTACGACATCGATGACAATCACGTTGGTGTGGATCTCAACGATCTCAG GGTCACCATTGCAGAAGCTGGTTCTCAACGCCCAGAAACGCTACTGATATTTATGAAAAATACGTCTCTGCCTAAAATTGTAGAAGAATAA